TTTTCAATATCCACTTTCAACTCTCCACCACAGCACAATAAGTGTCAAAACTTTTCACTAATAACTTTTCACTTTTCACTTCCCCCGCGGTGCGGCGGCCGGAGGCAGGGGGCCATTCCAGGTGAGGCATGGGCTGAAGGATGCGATGAAACACTTTTTGTTGAGCGTCAGGCGAAGGCCGGAGATGTTTTTATCGGCGACCGTGAAGCTGAGGTCGCAAGTATTGAGCCACTTTTGGTCGCAAGGTTTGTCGACGACGACGCCTTGATTGTTGTAAAAGGCGGCATCACGGACCCTTTCCTTTTCTTCCAGGACCATGCAATAGGTGCCCGGCGCGAGTTCGACGTTGAATGTGCCGTTGGCATCGGTGCGGGTGCGGGTGGCCATGGCCGTGCCGAGTGCGTTCATTTTTCCGGAGCGAATGAGGAAACCTTGGTTGGCGAAGGGTTTGGGTCGGCGGGCTTCTTCTTCCATTTCCTTCGAAGGTGCTGCGCCGCCGCAGTAGGAACCTGCAACGAGGATGTTGCCGGTGACTTTGAACATTTTGGTGTTGGCGAGATTGGGGTCGCGCACGCGGCCACCACCTGTGTTGCCGGCGTCAGTTGCTGTGTTGTTACCATTGTCGACCTTGGGCGTAGGCGTCGTGCCCGTATTGCCGGCATCGGAACCTTCACCGTTGTCGGCAACGGCGGTGGTACTATCGACGGGCTGCGGCGCAGGCGTGGAATCCGCCGCAGCAAGCGACGAGTCGGCGGGAACGGTGGTGCCGCCATCCGTGGTGGCCGGAGGCGTGCAAGCGGTGAGTGTTACCGCCGTCAGGAAAAACAACAATGCTTTTTTCATGGATTCTTGGATAATGAAGGCAATTTAGAAAAAAGGGCGGCATTTTGTGGCCGAATTCCTTGAGGGTAAGTTAGGGATGGGTTTTGACAGGGTGTGTCAAAATCGTAGATCAAAATCAACGGAATTCGAAGGGATACAACCACACAACACCCAATTCTGACCTTTCAACCTTGCATTCTTGGAACATTCGATTCTGAACCTGAACTTCAAAATTCGTTCTCGAAATCTTGGACCCCACATGAAAAAATTGCTGTTTTTACTTCTTTTTGGGCTTGTAACATGCACTTTGAATGCCCAACAAGCCCCGCATGATGGCTGCGCATCCGATCAGATGCTGCAACGCCTTCTCGCCAATGATCCCAAGGCCGCGGCCTTTCAGGCTGCATTTGATCAGCAATTGGCCGACATTGCCATGATCCGTGGCAATCAGCGCACATCCGGCATTACCACCGTGCGTACCATTCCCGTTGTCGTGCACATCATTCACAACGGCGGACCGGAAAATCTGAGCAATACCGTCATTCAGCAGGGCATCCAAGACATGAACGACGCCTTTGCCAATGTCGGCATTTACGATCCGCTTACGGGTGTGAATACCGACATTCAGTTTTGTCTCGCATCGCAAGATCCTTCGGGCGCAGGCACCACGGGCATCGTGCGTGTGCAATCGCCCCTCACCAACGTCATCATGGAAACCCAAGACCTCAGCCTTAAAGCCTTGAGCCGCTGGGATCCGACAAAATACCTCAATATCTGGCTCGTCGCCGAAATCAGTTCGCAGTCCATGGGTAGCGGCGTCGCAGGCTACGCCTATTTTCCGAGTTCGCATGGCCAACCCGAAGACGGCATCGTCAACGAAGCCCGTTGGTTTGGCAGCAATCCCCACAACAGCAAAATCCACGTGCATGAGGCCGGGCATTACCTTGGCCTTTACCATACTTTCCAAGGCGGATGTACCAACAACAACTGCTTGACCGACGGTGACCACGTCTGCGATACCCCGCCGGACAACAGCACGGCTGCGACGATTTGTACGAATGCGATGAATACCTGCGCCACGGATGACGATGACTTGAGCAACAACAATCCCTTTCGGCCCGTGGTCAATGGCGGCTTGGGCGATCAACCCGACATGATCATGAACTACATGGATTATGGTTTCCAATCCTGCCAATCTGCATTTACCCAAGGCCAATCCGACCGGATGAATGCAGCATTGAGCGGTACGCGGGCAAGTTTGCTCAGCAGCCTCGGTTGCCTTTCGCCATGTCCCAATCCCATCAACTGTACATTTACGCCGAATGCCACCAACGTTACTGCTGGAACCTTGGTCACATTCACCAACAATACCACCGGCGCCACGACTTATGATTGGACACGGAATGGGGTCTCCTTTTCGACGAATGCCAATCCGACCTGGATTCCAAATGCAGCCGGAACCTTTGTGATCATGCTGACCGCAGGCAATGGCGACCCGAGCTGCACAAGGACATTTTCCGTGACAATCACCGTGACATGCTCCGAAAACGCCTCCTTCACGGCTTCCGTCACAAGCGTTCCTGTCGGTGGCACGGTCAACTTCACCAATACGAGTACGGGCGGCAGTACCAATTTTCAGTGGTTGCTGGACGGCGTTCCGATGGCGACCACGACCCAATTTTCGCATACTTTCCCAACCGTGGGCGGCTACAATGTTTCGCTGGTTCAGATCGGGACGAATTGCTCGGATACTTCTTTGAGTCAATACATTACGGTCGGGAATTGTCAGCCTAAATATGCCAATCGCTGGTACTTCGGGCACCGTGGCGGTATCGACTTCAGTACGGGTCAGCCGGTTGCGGTGTATGACGGCAATCCAACGATGAATGCAGCCGAAGCAATTTGTTCGATTTCCGATGCACAAGGCAACCTGCAATTTTACTGCGACGGCCAAAATGTGTACAATAAGCTGCACCAAGTGATGGTCAACGGCACGAATATGATGGGTGGCTATTCTTGCACGCAGGGCGCCATGGCCATTCCGAAGCCAGGCAGCACCACGATTTATTATCTCTTTACCCAGGCGCATTTCGGCGGATCACAAAATGACGGGGACGGATTGTATGTTTCCGAAATCGACATGACCTTGGACAACGGCAATGGCGCGGTGACCATCAAAACCGATACTTTGCAGCGGATTGCGACCGAAAAATTGACCGCTGTGAACCACTGCAATGGCCGCGATGTTTGGGTCATCAACCACGAATATGGCACTGATGCCTTCAATGCATTTCTTGTAACGCCCAACGGCATTCAGCCTGCTGTCGTCTCCAATATCGGTTGGGTGCATGCCGGCGGATTTAACAATACGACTTCCTTGGGTGCCATGAAGGCTTCGCCGGATGGGAAAAAGTTGGCAGTTGCGATTTACCATCCGTCCTACGCCAAACTCGAATTGTTTGATTTTAACAATGCAACGGGTGTGGTGAGCAATCCCTATACCATCGTTTCACCGAATTTGCCGGAGCCTTATTCTGTCGAATTTTCACCGGATGGCAGCCGCCTTTATGTGGACATTGACGGGGATCGCCAACAGGTGCCGGCATCGCTTTGGCAACTGGACATGACTGCGGGTTCGTATGCGGCCATTGAGGCTTCCCTCACCAAAGTCAGTGGCAATTATGTCTCCTTTGGTACGTTGCAATTGGCACCCGACGGCAAAATCTACATGGGCCGCTACGAAACCGCCATCAACGAATATTACCTTGCCCGCATCGAAAACCCCAATGCCCTCGGATTGGCCTGCAACTTCAATTACAACGGCTTCTATTTCGGGCAGAACAATCAGCATTGGAGCAGCATCGGCCTCCCGCTGTTTAATTCCAGCTTTTTCACGACCACCACACCTGAAGTGGAGGGTCCTGATACCGTCTGTGCCAATTCGCAGGGGATTGTATTCCGTCGCCCAGCGAATGCCTGCAGTGGTGGCGGCACGGTGAGCTACCAAGTTTCGGGCGATGCCCAAGTGATCAGCTTTACCGATACGACTGCAACCTTGTCTTTTGGTGCTCCGGGGAATGTGATTTTGACCATCGTCGAATCGGCACCTTGCGGTGCGGGTTCGGGTGATTGGCATATTACGGTCATGCCGAGTGATACCACCGTTTACCTCGGGCCGGATGTAAGCCTCTGCACAGGCGCAACAGCCACATTGACAGCGCTTTCCGGCTTTACGAGTTATTTGTGGAATACCGGCGCGACGACGCCTTCTATTTCGGTCAATACCCCCGGCACCTATTGGTGCGAAGTCACCGGCGGCAGTCAATGCCGTCCACGTGACTCGGTCGTCGTGAGCCAAAGCAATATTGCGCTCAACGTCAATTTAGGACCCGACCAAACGGTCTGTTCGGGGCAAGTGGCAACCTTGGATGCCGGACCGGGTTTTGCCAGTTATCTCTGGCAGGATGGTTCGACCAATCAGACATTTACCGCTTGGTTTGCTGGCAACTACAGCGTCACCGTGACGGGCAGCCAATGCAACGGCAGCGCCACGGACCAAGCGCAAATTTTGCACAGTCAAATTGCACAGATCAATCTTGGGAATGATACCGCCTTGTGTAGTCCGAGCATTCTGCTGAATCCAGGCACCTTCACCGGCAATGCACTCTGGCAGGACGGTTCGACAGGAAACACCTTCACGGTCACCCAACCCGGCACCTATTGGTTGCAAGTGAGCAACAACCTCGGCTGCGCGAGCGGCGACACCATCGAAGTGACGAGTTGCGTCGCAACGCAAGACCCACTCGCCGGCCTCAATGTCCAAATTTGGCCCAATCCAGCGACGGAAAATCTGCACATCCGCGTGGAAGCCATGCAACGTCCTCGCAGCTTGCAACTCAGCCTTTGGGACATGACCGGCCGCGAATTACTGACGATTGCACCAACTTGGACGGGCGACCATTTGGAGGCAGTATTTGACGTGACCGCCATCGCGAAAGGCATGTACTTCTTGCGCATGGAAACGGAAAAAGGCCTAACGGCTTGGAAGGTAGAAATAGACTAAAAATTGATTCCGCGTTGCCAACCCTATCACAGTTTGGTGTATGGGTTGGCAACGCTAATTGGGCAACTTCACCGCGTTGCCAACCCTATGACCGGTTGGTGTGTGGGTTGGCAACGCTAATTTCAGCATGCGCTTGTACATTGTAACTGAGGCAGCACTAGGTAGTCAAATCCCTCCATTCCCCAATAAAAATTGCTTCTGAACCCAATATCTTGCATTATCGCGGAGCTTAATCCACGTTCAGCATGAAAACGTTTCTTTTGATTGCCCTTACGTTGTTGACCTTGAGTGTCTATTCGCAGGCCGACAGCACCAAAAAGCATTTGAATTGCTATGTCTCGGGCTCATTTTCCACCTCGGTCAACGACAATTTTAAGCAGGGCTCCTACGCCGGTCTCGAATTGGGAGTTTGCCTCAAAAACCTGATGTTTGGCGTGGCCTCCGGTCGCGGCAATCTGGACTTCAGTACGACCGGGATTCAAGACTATTGGTTCGAAGTCAAGGCTTATGCCTGCTTGCCGATCGGCGCAGTCAAAGGCTTCGCAGTAGCGGGATGGGGACAATACTACGGCACCAACCACAGCTTCATCGAATATGGCGTCGGCGCGGCCTACAGCGTCAAACAATGGGATTTTTCCCTGACAGTGAGCAACTGGGACCGCGTGGTGTACTTGAGTCCGGGAGTGACGTTTAATTTTGCGTTGTGAGGTGGGTGTCTGGGGAAGGGGAGGCAGCGATTCCAGCATGTGGAGCTTTCCTTGCACTTGATGGAGGAGCAAGATGCGACCTGCGCAGTCGTTTCACAGCAAATGCAGGACAAGGTCGATCTGCTTGATTTTAAAATCAAGAAGCTACAGACGACCAAAGAGATGATGTTGCGTGGATTGAACAATTGTGACACATGTTGCATGGAGGTTGAGGGAGATTCCAATTGCGCCGTGCTCACCACGGATCGTTGATTTTGAGGTTTGTGCAGATACCCCCCCACATAAGGATTTTCAACATTTAACAAATGCGGAAGTGAATGAATTCTTGTGTGACGTTTACTTTTGCGTTCCAATTAGCAATGATAAGATTAATCAAGCACCTTGATCTCCTCAACTTGTAGGATTTCCCTTGTAGAATTGTTGATCACGTAAACAACCACATGGCATTTTTCAGGACGCCAAGCGGGGTCAAGGGTAATTGAAAATTGATGCTCAATTTTCTCCCCTATGAAAATGGTGTTGCCCTTGACAGGAATTCCCCAAGTTCCCGGAGTAATCGACGTCCTGAGAACGTGGTTTTGGACATACGCGTCAACTTCTTGTGCGGGAATCGAAAAATCATATTGTTTTGAAATCAGGCTATCTTCAGTAATTACCGCCACGATGCGGTGGTTGGCATCTCCTGCAGTAAAATACTCCAAATTTGCCTGAATATCGAGCTTGCGAGTTCCGTTGTCGTAATTTTTTGCAAGGCCGATACCCAATTGGGGGGCTTCAGACAAAACTGCGCTGACCAAGGTGCCCCAATTTGCGTAGCGTGTCAGCGGACTCCCATTCCAATCGCGCCGATTGACGATGCCGACAGGAAGACCAGCGTTGGAGGCTTCATAATACAGCGCCAATTCGTCGCCCATAGGTGTCCTGAAATCTATCGGGAAACCTAGTACCGGAACTGGAGTCGCAAATCCGGTTGAATGCACTGCGATGATGACCAAGTTTTCACCATAGGTTTCCTTTAGCAAAGCAGCTTGGCGATGTGCATTGGGGCAGTTGCCGCACATTTGTCCAGTAAAATCTTCGATCAAAACCTTGTTTTCTGTCCCAGTGAAGCCGTTTGGATCAACTTTCGGGCCTTCGATCACATCACAGGCAGATCCAAAAAGTGCAATGACTAAAAAGCAAATTGCGCTGACCTTGTTGAACATATTTTGCAATCTTTGATAGACGAAATTTAGCACCATTTCTAGAAAAGATACAATGCAAGTGTCGGCAACAAGCGAAAATATCAAAACGTTGTAACATCTTCGAAACCGTATCAGGGCAAGGCTTGCAAGGATTACCACGAGGGTCAGGCGGCAATCGACAGCACTGGCAACAACGGCGATGCTGTAGTCCGCGATTGGCAATGCGACGACTCCGCTCAATATCATTGGCCTTCCCTGATTCGGTTCACATTGCTGTTCATTTTATGCCGCACGATCTTCTGGAACATCCACCGTTTGAATGATCCCAACTTCTGTTGGTGATTTGCATAGAAGTCATCCGGAGCGTCAAACAAACCAAAATCTTGGTTGATGCCCTTGTCCTGGATGAAGGTATGGCTGAGGTTCCATTCAATGTCCGGGCTTTGGAACTTGTCGGTGAAGACACCGAAGCCGCAAAAGGTGGTCTTGCAATCGCTATTTTTTCGTTGCAGTGCATTGAGATAGGGCTTGTCCAAAATCACGCCTTCCAGATAATACCAGTTCTCTTCGACAAAAACCTCGACCCAACTGTGCAGAATGTTTCGAGGAGACAGCCAATACCATATCCCGGAAATGGCACCCTTTTGCAAGGCTTTGTCAATCGTAAAGCCGTGGATGCGGCAAGGTACGCCCACAGACCTTAGCAGTGCCATCAGCAGGGTGGCCTTGGTATTGCATTGCCCGTAGCCGTCTTCCAAGACTTGCGAAGCGGCAATGTCATCGCCCGTATTATAGCCGAACCGAATTTCGTCGCGTACGAAGTTGTAAACAGCTTTTACGCGACTCACGATGGGCATGGCTATCCAATTTCTTTGATGGACGACAGATTGGATGCTGGGATGCGAGAAATTGAGAATAGCGGTCTCCTTTAAGTAATTTACCATGATGAACTAAATTGGTATGACGATCAAAAACGCTCAAAGCAAGTTATTGTTCATGACCAAATCGCATCAACCCCAAGCTGCTCACGATCACTACGAGGGTCACGCCAACATCGGCAGCAATGGCAAAAACGAGGTTGCTGTATCCCGCGACTGCCAATGCGACAAACACCACTTTGACAAGAATGGCGCTGACGGTATTAATTTTGATCCGTTTCAGGGTCGCCCTGCCGAGGCGTACTAGGAAAGGAATCAGCGAGAGGTTGTCGTTCATCAAAGCGATGTTTGCGGTTTCGATAGCCGTATCGCTGCCTGCAGCACCCATGGCAATTCCCAATGATGCGAGTGCCAACGCTGGCGCATCGTTGATGCCATCGCCCACCATGCCCACGCTGCCAAATTGCCCCAACAACCCACGAATGCTTTCGGCCTTGTCCTCTGGCAACTGCCCACCCTTCGCAATTTCGATGCCCACGATCGCGGCCACATAATTGGCAGATTTCTGGCTATCGCCTGTGAGCATGACGGGCTCTATGCCGAGTTCCTTGAGCTTCACGATGGCTTCCGCGCTATCGGGCTTGATCTCATCCATCAAGGCGATGATCCCTGCAACGCCCTCTCCAAAGCTCACAGCCACACAAGTTTTTCCTTGTCCCGAGAGTTCATGGACTATCTTTTGTGCTTCTTCGCTTGCGGGTTGCAATTCCTCGATGTAGGAAAGTTTACCAAGGAAAACCGTCTCGTCTTCACAAACGAGACATTTTGCAGTGGCTCCTTTGCCCATCACACTTTTAAAGTCCTTTGCCTTGTGTGGTTCAAATCCTTCTTTCCTGGAATGATCCACGATAGCCTGTGCCAATGGATGCTCGGAAAACATTTCCGCGCCAGCGGTACAAGCCAATAATTCTTCCAGACTCGTGCCATTGAGGGGGATCACGTCTGAGACAATTGGATTGCCGTAAGTGATGGTACGTGTCTTGTCGAGTGCCACAGCCTTGATCCTTGCCAATGCCTCGATGTATTTTCCGCCCTTGACCAAGGCTCCTTTGGCGGAGGCGTTTCCGATTGCGGCATAGATTGCAACGGGCGTGGAGATGACCAGGGCACAGGGACAAGCAATCACCAACAGCGTGATCGCCTGTTGCAGCCAATGGTTCACGTCCAATCCAAGTACCAAGACAGGAATCAAAAACACCAATACCGCCAATGCGATCATGGCAGGAGTATAGTACTTGGAGAACTTCTGGATGAATTTTTGGGTATCAGACTTGTTGGCCTGTGCCTCAAAGGTGAGCCTGACGATCTTAGAGAAGGTGGTATCTGCCGATGTTTTGGTAGTTTCTAGCTCAATGAAGCCGTTTTTGTTGAGGGTACCCGCAAACACGATGTCGCCCGTGCGCTTGTCCTTGGCGATAGGTTCACCTGTGATCGCCGCCTCATCCACGGTGGTGTCGCCTGCGACAATTTTGCCATCCATCGGGATCATCTCGCCTGGCTTCACTTGCAAAATTGTGCCGATTGCAATCTTGTCAATGGCAACGGATTCGCCTGTTGATTTCAGAACTGCCGTCTTGGGAGCTTTTTTCACCAATTCGTCCAAGGCCGACTTGCTGTTTTCAATGCCGATGTCCTCCAAGCGTTCGCCCAAAACATACAGCACCACGACCACAGCCGCCTCGGGATATTCTCCCAAATAGAAAGCCCCGACCACAGCGATGGTCATGAGCAGGTTGATGCTGCTGAACTGAAGCTTCACCAATGCTTTAAGGCCATTCCAGAGCACCCCATAGCCGATGCCAAGGATAAACGCGGCAAAAACGAAAGGCGCAAATGGCATCGGAATGTGAATGCCGATAATGGAGAGTATTTCCAAGGTCACCACGATCACGATCGCAGTGAGTAGGAAGATGAATTTCTTGTCTTTGATCGGGAATTTCATACTAAATGCTTTGGGATAGGATTAAATGTATTCAATGCATGATACCAATACCATACGGGTCCACCGACACCTCGGCCTGGAAGTCAGGCACAAGCTCAAGGGTGTTGAGGTCGATTGCAGTCACGTTTCCATTACGACCTCCGCATATTGACGAATGGTGTGGTGCCGGGCCTAAAAAGCTGACGTTGCGATTGGAAATATAAGCGCGGTTGTTGGCATCATCGACAGCAATCCCGTGCGATTGATAGCCCGCATAGAGTTTCTTGACAAAAGTATTCGTTTGATAGTTGATGATCGCTATGGAGCCAACCTGATCGGGGTTGGAGCCGACATCTTCCATGCAACTCACGAATAGGTAGGGATGGGTGAGCGAAAATGCCATTTCCTGGGGGAAAATGCCAACTGGAATGGCGGCAATCACGCTGTCGTTTGCTGCCGAAACGACGCGGACTTCATTGGTGCTTTGGCAGGTCACGAAATATTTTGTGCCATCAGGTGAAAATGCGATTTCGTGCGGCCTCAGCTCCTGTGAGGCAGGAAACGATTGCACGAGGTCGATTTCATCAAAGCCCGAGAGATTTGCAACATCGAGCTTGTACAATCCACTTTGCGTCTGTTTCACTATATACAATGTATCGTTGTTGGGATTCAATGCTGAGCCATGCGGGTTTGTGAAGCCAAAAATCGTTTGGGCAGTTGCGTTTGGGAGGTCAACGATTGCAATGGTCCCTCCAGAAAAGTCGATGACATAAGCCGATTTCCCGTCGGAGGAAAGCGAAAATGTATTCCAGTTTCCCGAACCGATGTTAACCTCACTGACAAGTGCATTTTCTGCCACTGAATATGTCTGGAAATAATGGCCCGTAAGAAACACCGTGTGCCAAAACTGGTTGTCTTCCGAAACCTTGAGCATGTGGGGGGATTCGATGGCGGCAGAATTCCCGACATTCACGCAACGCATGGCAAGCATCGAGGCAGCATCAAAGACCGTTACGACGTCGCAACCCTGGTTGGCGACGTAAAACTTTTTTCGCGCTGGATTGTCCGAGAATTTCACGAAACCGTTTTTGTCCGGAGCTCCTTGATCGATCCAATCTCTAAGCGTGAGTACTTCAGACCTGCTCAATGCGGGCCTTCCGATAGGCATCGTAGGCAAAAGCGTGAGGCCCAACGTTGA
The DNA window shown above is from Bacteroidota bacterium and carries:
- a CDS encoding T9SS type A sorting domain-containing protein, which codes for MKKLLFLLLFGLVTCTLNAQQAPHDGCASDQMLQRLLANDPKAAAFQAAFDQQLADIAMIRGNQRTSGITTVRTIPVVVHIIHNGGPENLSNTVIQQGIQDMNDAFANVGIYDPLTGVNTDIQFCLASQDPSGAGTTGIVRVQSPLTNVIMETQDLSLKALSRWDPTKYLNIWLVAEISSQSMGSGVAGYAYFPSSHGQPEDGIVNEARWFGSNPHNSKIHVHEAGHYLGLYHTFQGGCTNNNCLTDGDHVCDTPPDNSTAATICTNAMNTCATDDDDLSNNNPFRPVVNGGLGDQPDMIMNYMDYGFQSCQSAFTQGQSDRMNAALSGTRASLLSSLGCLSPCPNPINCTFTPNATNVTAGTLVTFTNNTTGATTYDWTRNGVSFSTNANPTWIPNAAGTFVIMLTAGNGDPSCTRTFSVTITVTCSENASFTASVTSVPVGGTVNFTNTSTGGSTNFQWLLDGVPMATTTQFSHTFPTVGGYNVSLVQIGTNCSDTSLSQYITVGNCQPKYANRWYFGHRGGIDFSTGQPVAVYDGNPTMNAAEAICSISDAQGNLQFYCDGQNVYNKLHQVMVNGTNMMGGYSCTQGAMAIPKPGSTTIYYLFTQAHFGGSQNDGDGLYVSEIDMTLDNGNGAVTIKTDTLQRIATEKLTAVNHCNGRDVWVINHEYGTDAFNAFLVTPNGIQPAVVSNIGWVHAGGFNNTTSLGAMKASPDGKKLAVAIYHPSYAKLELFDFNNATGVVSNPYTIVSPNLPEPYSVEFSPDGSRLYVDIDGDRQQVPASLWQLDMTAGSYAAIEASLTKVSGNYVSFGTLQLAPDGKIYMGRYETAINEYYLARIENPNALGLACNFNYNGFYFGQNNQHWSSIGLPLFNSSFFTTTTPEVEGPDTVCANSQGIVFRRPANACSGGGTVSYQVSGDAQVISFTDTTATLSFGAPGNVILTIVESAPCGAGSGDWHITVMPSDTTVYLGPDVSLCTGATATLTALSGFTSYLWNTGATTPSISVNTPGTYWCEVTGGSQCRPRDSVVVSQSNIALNVNLGPDQTVCSGQVATLDAGPGFASYLWQDGSTNQTFTAWFAGNYSVTVTGSQCNGSATDQAQILHSQIAQINLGNDTALCSPSILLNPGTFTGNALWQDGSTGNTFTVTQPGTYWLQVSNNLGCASGDTIEVTSCVATQDPLAGLNVQIWPNPATENLHIRVEAMQRPRSLQLSLWDMTGRELLTIAPTWTGDHLEAVFDVTAIAKGMYFLRMETEKGLTAWKVEID
- a CDS encoding cation-translocating P-type ATPase; protein product: MKFPIKDKKFIFLLTAIVIVVTLEILSIIGIHIPMPFAPFVFAAFILGIGYGVLWNGLKALVKLQFSSINLLMTIAVVGAFYLGEYPEAAVVVVLYVLGERLEDIGIENSKSALDELVKKAPKTAVLKSTGESVAIDKIAIGTILQVKPGEMIPMDGKIVAGDTTVDEAAITGEPIAKDKRTGDIVFAGTLNKNGFIELETTKTSADTTFSKIVRLTFEAQANKSDTQKFIQKFSKYYTPAMIALAVLVFLIPVLVLGLDVNHWLQQAITLLVIACPCALVISTPVAIYAAIGNASAKGALVKGGKYIEALARIKAVALDKTRTITYGNPIVSDVIPLNGTSLEELLACTAGAEMFSEHPLAQAIVDHSRKEGFEPHKAKDFKSVMGKGATAKCLVCEDETVFLGKLSYIEELQPASEEAQKIVHELSGQGKTCVAVSFGEGVAGIIALMDEIKPDSAEAIVKLKELGIEPVMLTGDSQKSANYVAAIVGIEIAKGGQLPEDKAESIRGLLGQFGSVGMVGDGINDAPALALASLGIAMGAAGSDTAIETANIALMNDNLSLIPFLVRLGRATLKRIKINTVSAILVKVVFVALAVAGYSNLVFAIAADVGVTLVVIVSSLGLMRFGHEQ
- a CDS encoding transglutaminase family protein, giving the protein MVNYLKETAILNFSHPSIQSVVHQRNWIAMPIVSRVKAVYNFVRDEIRFGYNTGDDIAASQVLEDGYGQCNTKATLLMALLRSVGVPCRIHGFTIDKALQKGAISGIWYWLSPRNILHSWVEVFVEENWYYLEGVILDKPYLNALQRKNSDCKTTFCGFGVFTDKFQSPDIEWNLSHTFIQDKGINQDFGLFDAPDDFYANHQQKLGSFKRWMFQKIVRHKMNSNVNRIREGQ
- a CDS encoding Omp28-related outer membrane protein — its product is MFNKVSAICFLVIALFGSACDVIEGPKVDPNGFTGTENKVLIEDFTGQMCGNCPNAHRQAALLKETYGENLVIIAVHSTGFATPVPVLGFPIDFRTPMGDELALYYEASNAGLPVGIVNRRDWNGSPLTRYANWGTLVSAVLSEAPQLGIGLAKNYDNGTRKLDIQANLEYFTAGDANHRIVAVITEDSLISKQYDFSIPAQEVDAYVQNHVLRTSITPGTWGIPVKGNTIFIGEKIEHQFSITLDPAWRPEKCHVVVYVINNSTREILQVEEIKVLD